One window from the genome of Pedobacter schmidteae encodes:
- a CDS encoding glycoside hydrolase family 26 protein, translating to MSRAVSYKAIMWGVFSLFALATLAQNKGLNTLAGSTIVYDAEDKGSLTSGNLSVGKFYRFSRQPEMPYADELPCKWSDGTKLTDEVVTTGTGLSSEGYVGWKGTRELEITIDLGRPQTLEKVNLNGMLSSKMNALAPVHISVFIKARERDRWEAFSKDSFDDKKPTAGDQSFTINLKGSAVKARYVKLEIKPSSAAGKLGLLLLDEISLWGKIKNTWRLVPANGCFHGAFPTAVGYSKEELAGRKGMVVDLFEKQVGKQLSMVLWYQGMAKGRPFPEIQRLREQHLKESYRGVRHLSVGWLPKELKPIAEGAYDDFFAEYFKDSVDPAILKGMNDPIWIRPMNEFNGGWVAYGLDPVHFRKAWRRMYNIAEQLGAAAHHIFVWSPNYLSFPDKDWNKMERYYPGDQYVDWVGISSYPPGKKAARTEAMRYPFENIAEAYDKYAHYKPFMISEGGFSADIDPVRWVKEWFEFKTTRPLVKAVIWENHNDRVISRSDKALELYRKMVQDEYWLAN from the coding sequence ATGAGCAGGGCTGTCAGTTATAAAGCGATAATGTGGGGTGTATTTTCTCTTTTTGCACTTGCTACTCTTGCGCAAAATAAGGGTTTGAATACTCTTGCCGGGAGTACGATTGTTTATGACGCAGAAGATAAAGGGAGCTTAACATCCGGGAATTTAAGCGTAGGCAAGTTTTACCGCTTTTCGCGACAGCCGGAAATGCCTTATGCAGATGAGTTGCCTTGCAAATGGTCGGACGGTACCAAGCTTACCGACGAGGTAGTGACTACCGGTACAGGCTTGAGCAGCGAAGGCTATGTAGGTTGGAAAGGAACCCGGGAATTGGAAATTACCATAGACCTGGGCCGTCCACAAACTTTGGAAAAAGTGAACCTCAATGGAATGTTATCCTCAAAAATGAATGCCCTGGCTCCGGTTCACATCAGCGTTTTTATAAAAGCAAGGGAAAGGGACCGTTGGGAAGCTTTTAGCAAAGACAGCTTTGACGACAAAAAGCCAACAGCGGGCGATCAGTCTTTTACTATCAATCTGAAAGGGAGCGCAGTGAAGGCCAGGTATGTGAAATTGGAGATTAAACCTTCTTCTGCAGCCGGAAAATTGGGTTTATTGCTGTTGGATGAAATCAGCTTATGGGGTAAAATAAAAAATACCTGGCGTTTGGTTCCGGCAAATGGGTGTTTTCATGGCGCATTTCCAACTGCTGTAGGGTACAGTAAAGAGGAACTTGCCGGGCGTAAGGGAATGGTGGTTGATTTGTTTGAAAAGCAGGTAGGAAAGCAGCTGTCAATGGTGCTCTGGTATCAGGGAATGGCCAAAGGAAGACCTTTTCCTGAAATACAGCGGCTTAGGGAGCAGCACCTGAAGGAGAGCTACCGGGGTGTACGGCATCTTTCCGTGGGGTGGCTGCCTAAAGAATTAAAACCTATTGCCGAGGGGGCGTATGATGATTTTTTTGCTGAATATTTTAAAGACTCGGTAGATCCTGCCATACTTAAAGGAATGAATGATCCGATATGGATCAGGCCAATGAACGAATTTAATGGAGGCTGGGTGGCTTATGGACTTGATCCTGTTCATTTCAGAAAAGCATGGCGCAGGATGTATAACATTGCCGAGCAGCTGGGGGCAGCTGCCCATCATATTTTTGTATGGTCGCCCAATTATTTGAGTTTTCCAGACAAAGATTGGAACAAAATGGAGCGGTATTATCCGGGCGACCAGTATGTAGATTGGGTAGGCATCAGTTCCTATCCACCGGGTAAAAAGGCTGCCCGAACAGAAGCGATGCGCTATCCATTTGAAAATATTGCCGAGGCTTATGATAAATACGCCCATTATAAACCCTTTATGATTAGTGAGGGAGGCTTTTCGGCAGATATAGATCCGGTGAGATGGGTTAAGGAATGGTTTGAGTTTAAAACAACACGGCCTTTGGTAAAGGCTGTGATATGGGAAAATCACAATGATCGCGTGATATCCCGAAGCGATAAGGCGCTTGAGCTTTATAGGAAAATGGTGCAGGATGAGTATTGGCTAGCCAATTAA
- a CDS encoding DUF5017 domain-containing protein: protein MKAINYLVLLLVLPGFAGCKKTVEITAPEFEVTTEKKTYAVGEEVKFLLDGDPGMISFYSGEPGSDYAYMEGRILSVDQLNMSFNTSMSFGTQLGQYSVLASTDFNGKYDITNVKAATWKDITGRFALATNATYVSSGIKNVSDLIVEGKPLYIVLRYIDDPAKPGTANNWLTQNFLLQSSTVLGTKTLLDLTGWTILYEGPKEPARSSVSTATITLRGNAIAPRVYTEDWCVSKVVETGKVDMGPDRPTPIKTYRDAKLDSFTYKYAKAGVYKVYFVGYNANIYGSQSVTKSVEITVL, encoded by the coding sequence ATGAAAGCTATAAATTATTTGGTTTTATTGCTGGTGCTGCCGGGGTTTGCAGGCTGCAAGAAAACGGTTGAAATAACTGCTCCTGAGTTTGAAGTGACAACAGAAAAGAAAACTTATGCGGTTGGTGAAGAAGTGAAGTTTCTGTTGGATGGAGATCCGGGGATGATCAGTTTTTATTCGGGCGAACCGGGAAGTGATTATGCTTATATGGAAGGCAGGATACTGAGTGTTGATCAGCTAAATATGTCATTCAATACCAGCATGTCGTTTGGTACACAGCTTGGGCAATATTCGGTGTTGGCCTCTACCGACTTTAACGGCAAATACGATATTACAAACGTGAAAGCGGCTACCTGGAAAGATATTACCGGCAGGTTTGCTTTGGCCACCAATGCTACATATGTCAGCTCGGGGATAAAGAATGTATCCGACCTTATCGTAGAAGGAAAACCACTTTATATTGTATTGAGATATATTGATGATCCTGCTAAACCCGGTACTGCGAATAACTGGTTGACACAGAATTTTTTACTGCAAAGCAGTACTGTTTTGGGCACTAAAACACTGTTGGATCTTACGGGGTGGACCATTTTGTACGAAGGACCTAAGGAACCTGCGAGGTCGAGTGTTTCCACAGCAACCATCACTTTACGGGGCAATGCCATTGCGCCAAGGGTGTACACAGAAGATTGGTGTGTAAGTAAGGTTGTAGAAACCGGAAAGGTTGATATGGGCCCCGACAGACCAACGCCGATAAAAACCTATAGGGATGCCAAGTTGGATAGTTTTACTTACAAGTATGCGAAAGCTGGCGTTTATAAGGTATACTTTGTAGGTTACAATGCCAATATCTATGGCAGCCAGTCGGTAACGAAGTCGGTAGAAATTACAGTTCTATAA
- a CDS encoding RagB/SusD family nutrient uptake outer membrane protein: MKYIYYLMSMLVLVSLGSCKKFLITKPTDFISPENHYNTPEQLNSSLVGVYDILGSGPVYGTAYPSRIGMEADEGAYKDNSLLVGPQVYDFASGDNYVSNLWQNLYVGVGRANTFLANVDKNKSIAEEVRNQAKGEALFLRAYYYFLLVQNFGNIPLVLEPVLNPDDIRVAQSPAKVVYEQIIADMTKAEGLVAGIKKIGNAGRVSKSAVRGILARVCLYMAGAPVKDVAKYADASFWAKKVIDDTEAGHELNPSYADVFTKLARDEYDIKESIWEVEFWGNTTGAYREVGTLGAWLGIPSTNTTIIGNAYGFITANGTLWKKYPGVTSLVSEDIRREWNIASFSYNAAGVKTPIVTTSPASVFWTRFPGKYRRELEVVMPRANQQTPINYPLLRFSDVLLMYAEAENEINAAPPQLAIDCVNKVRQRGYGQGKVIKAITITNPGSNYTAPTITISGGGGATANIAAATTGVKGISSIVLTARGFGYTSAPTVTIGGATGSGAVATATLSNPVDANLTAFETASQTSFREAIQDERSRELCFEGLRKPDLIRWGVFVETMKLVLTDMNMELPGNLLPKTLAFKNVLPKHVLFPIPAHDMNLNKAMIQNQGW; this comes from the coding sequence ATGAAATATATATATTATTTGATGTCGATGCTGGTTTTAGTCAGCTTGGGCTCGTGCAAAAAGTTTCTGATCACCAAACCAACCGATTTTATTTCGCCCGAAAATCATTACAATACACCGGAGCAGCTCAACTCGTCGCTGGTTGGGGTATATGATATTTTGGGTAGCGGACCTGTTTATGGTACAGCGTATCCCAGTCGTATCGGAATGGAAGCTGATGAGGGGGCCTACAAGGACAATTCGCTGCTGGTTGGTCCGCAGGTATACGATTTTGCCTCGGGCGACAATTATGTAAGTAATTTATGGCAAAATTTATATGTGGGCGTAGGGAGGGCAAATACTTTCCTGGCTAACGTAGATAAAAATAAAAGTATAGCTGAAGAAGTGAGGAATCAGGCAAAGGGCGAAGCGCTGTTTTTGCGGGCCTATTATTATTTCCTGCTGGTGCAGAATTTCGGAAACATTCCACTTGTATTGGAGCCGGTGCTCAATCCGGACGATATCAGAGTGGCCCAGTCGCCCGCCAAAGTGGTTTATGAGCAGATTATAGCCGATATGACCAAAGCTGAGGGATTGGTGGCCGGAATAAAGAAAATAGGAAATGCCGGCCGGGTAAGTAAATCGGCCGTGCGAGGTATATTGGCCAGAGTATGCTTGTATATGGCTGGTGCACCGGTAAAAGATGTAGCTAAATATGCAGATGCCAGTTTTTGGGCAAAAAAGGTAATCGATGATACAGAAGCTGGTCATGAGTTGAACCCAAGCTACGCAGATGTTTTTACGAAACTGGCACGTGACGAGTATGACATTAAGGAGAGCATCTGGGAGGTTGAGTTTTGGGGCAATACTACCGGCGCTTATCGCGAGGTGGGTACCCTGGGTGCATGGTTGGGCATACCATCTACCAATACCACCATTATTGGAAATGCTTACGGGTTTATTACTGCGAATGGAACCTTGTGGAAGAAATATCCCGGTGTAACTTCACTGGTGTCGGAAGACATTAGGAGGGAATGGAATATTGCTTCTTTCAGTTACAATGCCGCAGGTGTTAAAACACCTATTGTGACCACTTCTCCCGCTTCGGTGTTCTGGACCAGGTTTCCGGGCAAATACCGCAGGGAACTGGAAGTGGTGATGCCAAGGGCCAATCAGCAAACGCCCATCAATTATCCGTTGCTGCGTTTTTCGGATGTATTGCTGATGTATGCCGAAGCTGAAAATGAAATCAATGCAGCGCCGCCGCAATTGGCTATAGATTGTGTAAATAAGGTGAGGCAAAGAGGATATGGACAAGGCAAGGTGATCAAAGCAATTACGATAACTAATCCGGGGAGCAATTATACTGCGCCTACCATTACCATTAGTGGTGGAGGTGGAGCCACAGCCAATATCGCAGCAGCTACAACAGGGGTAAAGGGGATTAGTTCAATTGTGCTTACCGCCAGAGGATTTGGTTATACTTCTGCACCTACAGTTACAATTGGTGGCGCTACAGGAAGCGGAGCTGTGGCCACAGCAACATTGAGTAATCCTGTCGATGCCAATTTAACTGCTTTTGAAACGGCTTCGCAAACCAGTTTCAGAGAGGCTATTCAGGATGAAAGATCAAGGGAGCTTTGTTTTGAAGGGCTGCGTAAGCCTGACCTGATTAGATGGGGTGTTTTTGTGGAAACCATGAAACTGGTGCTGACGGATATGAATATGGAATTGCCGGGGAATTTACTGCCAAAAACGCTGGCTTTTAAAAACGTTTTGCCTAAACATGTTTTGTTCCCGATACCAGCACATGACATGAACCTGAACAAAGCAATGATTCAAAATCAGGGCTGGTAA
- a CDS encoding TonB-dependent receptor produces MEGRWCSAARLLRILLFAFCLFAPWVVMAQNGIRTLKGVVVDEASNETLPGVLVKLKRTNAVVTTNGNGEFTVKAGDADILIFSYIGYEIKQVGIGDKKTLRIGLKQELKSLDEVVVVGYGTVNKADLTGSVGQVKLSDITKAPVGSFSEALAGRIAGVQVSSNDGQPGVAQNIVIRGTGSLTQSTAPLYVIDDFPIEDFNPASLNNNDIESINILKDASATAIYGSRGSNGVVIIQTKKGKAGKAVVTFNPSYGVQRPKKFMEMMNPYEFVKYYSEVKPATTNDRYFSPDVNGNPRTLETYRNVQGINWQKQILKTNPMQIYDLAVRGGNEQTKYSISGSIYDQKGVVINTASKRYQARMSVDQAISPKIKGGLIANYSNQTTSGVPVALSTGGNTTSFLFYNMWGYRPISGRDNLNLLEEDADPDNINANEDRFNPVTTAENTYRVALTKTLLANAYLTYDISKRLTLKITGGNTNSQYKTDIFYNSKTPQGSPKSASNRMGISGSVVYMDVNTWSNENTLTYTNTFNKVHSLTAMAGFSSQANSRNSQGVGVSFLPNEELGIGGFSSGIPYSSPASSGSYTLSSLFGRINYNYKWKYLFTATFRADGSSKFAEGNKYGYFPSGAFAWNMIKEPFMKKLPAISTSKFRASYGVTGNNRIGDFGYLPSLTMPTASAYSFGNATPTLGTIPNSLGNEKLKWESAHQVDIGYDIGLFKNRIEFTVDLYRKTTKNLLLNADLPFSTGYATAFKNIGSIRNDGLELSLNTVNIESKAFTWSSNFNISFNSNKVMALTDGESRRFTGINFESLYGDPLYIAEVGQPAAMFYGYVFDGVYQYADFDQPSPTSYLLKKNLPGNGTDRALIQPGDIKYRDMNGDGVVNSSDLSVIGNTMPLHTGGFNNNLRYKDFDLNVFFQWSYGNQIFNANRMVLEGNGLVRTDVNQYASYIDRWSPDNQTNRNYRSGGQGPIGRFSSRMLEDGSYLRLKTVSLGYNLPVDLIKKLYLSNLRITVAAQNLLTWTNYSGLDPEVSVRNSILTPGFDYSAYPQAQTIVFGLNAKF; encoded by the coding sequence ATGGAAGGAAGATGGTGCAGTGCAGCCAGGCTGTTGCGTATACTGCTATTTGCTTTTTGTTTATTTGCGCCATGGGTGGTTATGGCCCAAAATGGCATCAGAACATTGAAAGGCGTTGTTGTTGATGAAGCGAGTAACGAGACTCTGCCCGGGGTATTGGTAAAGCTGAAACGCACCAATGCAGTAGTGACCACTAATGGCAATGGTGAGTTTACTGTGAAGGCCGGGGATGCTGATATCCTGATTTTCTCGTATATAGGTTACGAAATCAAACAGGTGGGGATTGGGGATAAAAAAACATTGAGGATTGGCCTGAAACAGGAGTTGAAATCTTTGGACGAAGTGGTGGTAGTGGGCTATGGAACAGTGAATAAAGCTGATTTAACGGGCTCGGTAGGACAGGTGAAGCTGAGCGACATCACCAAAGCACCGGTGGGCTCATTTTCGGAAGCGCTGGCGGGCAGGATTGCCGGTGTGCAGGTGTCGTCCAACGACGGACAGCCGGGCGTAGCGCAGAATATTGTGATCAGGGGCACGGGATCCTTAACCCAAAGTACTGCCCCTTTATATGTGATTGATGATTTTCCGATTGAGGACTTCAACCCGGCCAGTCTGAACAATAATGATATTGAGTCGATCAATATTCTTAAAGATGCTTCGGCAACTGCCATCTATGGATCCAGAGGATCCAATGGGGTAGTGATTATCCAAACCAAAAAAGGTAAAGCGGGCAAAGCAGTGGTTACTTTTAACCCCTCGTATGGTGTTCAGCGCCCTAAGAAATTTATGGAGATGATGAACCCTTACGAGTTTGTGAAGTATTATTCGGAGGTAAAACCAGCTACCACCAACGACCGGTATTTCAGTCCGGATGTCAATGGCAATCCCCGGACATTGGAGACCTACCGGAATGTGCAGGGGATCAACTGGCAAAAGCAGATCCTGAAAACCAATCCGATGCAGATTTATGATCTGGCGGTACGTGGGGGCAATGAGCAAACGAAGTACTCCATTTCAGGCTCTATTTACGATCAGAAGGGCGTGGTGATCAACACCGCATCCAAGCGTTACCAGGCCAGGATGTCGGTTGATCAGGCCATCAGTCCGAAAATTAAAGGTGGTTTAATTGCCAATTATAGTAATCAGACTACTTCCGGAGTGCCTGTTGCTTTGTCAACCGGTGGCAATACCACCAGCTTTTTGTTTTACAACATGTGGGGATACCGCCCTATTTCTGGACGCGACAACTTAAACCTATTGGAAGAGGATGCAGATCCGGATAACATCAATGCCAATGAAGACCGTTTTAACCCGGTTACTACGGCCGAAAATACCTATCGGGTAGCTTTAACTAAAACCTTGCTGGCCAATGCTTATTTAACCTACGACATTAGTAAGCGCCTGACTTTAAAAATAACCGGTGGAAACACCAACAGTCAGTATAAAACCGATATATTTTACAATTCCAAAACGCCGCAAGGCTCACCTAAAAGCGCTTCCAACCGGATGGGGATCAGTGGTTCGGTGGTTTATATGGACGTCAATACCTGGTCTAACGAAAATACGCTTACCTATACCAATACCTTTAATAAAGTGCATAGCTTAACGGCAATGGCAGGTTTTTCGTCACAAGCGAACAGCAGGAACAGTCAGGGCGTAGGCGTATCTTTTTTACCCAATGAGGAACTGGGTATAGGTGGTTTCAGCTCAGGAATTCCATATTCCAGTCCCGCCTCAAGCGGAAGTTATACCCTGTCGTCGCTTTTTGGAAGGATTAATTACAATTACAAATGGAAATACCTGTTTACAGCTACTTTTAGGGCTGATGGTTCTTCGAAATTTGCCGAGGGCAATAAGTATGGGTATTTCCCTTCGGGGGCTTTTGCCTGGAATATGATCAAGGAGCCTTTCATGAAGAAGCTACCAGCCATTTCCACCTCTAAATTCAGGGCCAGTTATGGAGTTACCGGAAACAACAGGATAGGGGATTTTGGTTATCTGCCCAGCTTGACCATGCCAACGGCCAGTGCCTATTCATTTGGCAACGCAACGCCAACATTGGGCACCATCCCGAATAGTTTGGGCAATGAAAAGCTGAAATGGGAAAGTGCACATCAGGTTGACATAGGTTATGATATCGGATTGTTCAAAAACAGGATTGAATTTACAGTTGATTTGTATAGAAAAACAACAAAAAACCTGTTGCTGAATGCTGATCTGCCTTTTTCGACGGGTTATGCAACGGCTTTTAAAAATATTGGTAGCATTAGAAACGATGGTTTGGAGCTGAGTTTGAACACGGTGAATATAGAAAGCAAAGCCTTTACCTGGTCCAGCAACTTTAACATCAGCTTCAATTCGAACAAGGTAATGGCGCTAACGGATGGAGAAAGCAGACGCTTTACGGGAATTAACTTTGAAAGTTTATATGGCGACCCACTGTATATAGCCGAAGTTGGACAACCTGCGGCTATGTTTTATGGTTATGTGTTTGACGGGGTGTATCAATATGCTGATTTTGATCAGCCTTCACCTACCTCTTATCTGTTGAAGAAAAATCTGCCAGGTAACGGTACCGATCGGGCGTTGATACAACCGGGGGATATTAAATACCGTGATATGAACGGGGATGGGGTAGTGAATTCCAGTGATTTGTCGGTAATTGGCAATACCATGCCATTGCATACCGGCGGCTTTAACAACAACCTGAGGTATAAGGATTTTGATTTGAATGTGTTTTTTCAATGGTCGTACGGCAACCAGATTTTTAATGCAAACCGCATGGTACTGGAAGGAAATGGATTGGTAAGGACAGATGTGAACCAATATGCGAGTTATATAGACCGCTGGTCGCCGGACAACCAGACCAACCGGAACTATCGTTCTGGCGGACAAGGGCCTATTGGTCGGTTCTCGTCGCGCATGTTGGAAGACGGATCTTATTTGCGCTTGAAAACGGTGTCATTAGGATATAACCTTCCGGTTGATCTGATTAAAAAGCTTTACCTGAGTAATTTAAGAATTACTGTTGCGGCGCAGAATTTACTTACCTGGACCAACTATTCGGGACTTGATCCGGAGGTATCGGTCCGTAACAGCATCCTTACGCCGGGATTTGATTATTCGGCCTATCCACAGGCACAAACAATTGTTTTTGGTCTTAACGCTAAATTTTAA
- a CDS encoding sialate O-acetylesterase yields MKIVTHFFPLKRLLINVFCVALALSGYAQEIKLPQKADPNFHLYLLVGQSNMAGRGLVDSLSKQVNPQILMLNKSGEWVPATDPLHFDRPPIVGVGPGLNFATQMLGKNKKIKIGLIPCAVGGSPIKAWKAGEEFLKDHPYDDALKRAKIAMQYGVIKGIIWHQGESDSNVEKSKLYLGLLKNLIADLRKDLGAADLPFVAGELGYYKENYKLINHVLKDLPAEVPYTGVATAEGLVHKGDGTHLDTPSARELGKRFAQAMLKIQKKKSK; encoded by the coding sequence ATGAAAATTGTTACTCATTTCTTCCCCTTAAAACGCTTACTCATCAATGTATTTTGTGTTGCATTGGCCTTAAGTGGCTATGCGCAAGAAATAAAACTGCCGCAGAAAGCCGACCCAAATTTCCATTTGTACCTGTTGGTTGGACAATCCAATATGGCCGGTCGTGGATTGGTTGATTCATTGAGCAAACAGGTTAATCCGCAAATCCTGATGTTGAATAAAAGTGGTGAATGGGTACCGGCTACAGATCCGCTTCATTTTGACAGGCCGCCTATTGTTGGGGTTGGTCCGGGATTGAACTTTGCCACACAGATGCTGGGTAAAAATAAAAAGATAAAAATAGGCCTGATACCCTGCGCAGTAGGTGGTTCGCCAATAAAGGCCTGGAAAGCAGGTGAAGAGTTTTTGAAAGATCATCCTTATGATGACGCGTTGAAACGTGCGAAAATAGCCATGCAATACGGGGTTATAAAGGGGATTATATGGCACCAGGGCGAGAGCGATAGCAATGTCGAAAAATCGAAACTTTACCTTGGCCTTTTAAAAAATCTCATAGCCGATTTGCGCAAGGACCTTGGCGCAGCTGATTTGCCTTTTGTAGCTGGCGAACTCGGTTATTACAAAGAAAACTATAAGCTCATTAACCATGTGCTGAAAGATTTACCTGCCGAAGTACCTTATACCGGAGTGGCTACTGCCGAAGGTTTGGTACACAAGGGAGATGGTACCCATCTGGATACTCCATCGGCCAGGGAACTGGGAAAAAGATTTGCCCAGGCAATGCTTAAAATTCAAAAGAAAAAATCGAAATAG
- a CDS encoding acetylxylan esterase, with translation MKKLILKSLSTGRLMISVLFLLVQLGSPAVSFAQTEAVKIVVDADRPDWVYKTGEEVTFSVLIQKGDKPLTDVKVNYTLGLERMPPLKKETLVLAKAKELIPGGTLKKPGFLRCVVTAEIDGKMYRGLATAAFEPEQIKPTTTMPKDFVAFWNKAKEEAAKIPMDAKMTLLPEKSTATVNAYAVDFQNYKLGSRIYGMLSVPKKEGKYPAILKVPGAGVRSYRPDVSLSDKGFIVLSIGIHGIPVNMADSTYKRIADTDLKGYSGFNSDNRDTYYFKRVFMGCIRANDFLCSLSQFDGKNLGVAGGSQGGALTIVTAALDARVTQMVAYFPGMCDQTGYLSGRTGGWPHLLMDATKASKERIATSKYYDVVNFASLLKIPGLYSWGFNDETCPPTASYAAYNSITAPKELYIAKTSGHEWVPEQNKRMNTWLIEKLSGK, from the coding sequence ATGAAAAAGCTCATTTTAAAAAGCCTCTCGACTGGCAGGCTAATGATTTCTGTATTATTTCTGCTGGTTCAGCTGGGCAGTCCGGCAGTGAGTTTTGCACAGACCGAAGCCGTTAAGATTGTAGTAGATGCCGATCGTCCGGATTGGGTGTATAAAACAGGTGAAGAAGTAACCTTTAGTGTGTTGATACAGAAAGGAGATAAACCGTTGACGGACGTAAAAGTTAATTATACCCTTGGTTTGGAAAGGATGCCTCCACTTAAAAAAGAGACATTAGTGCTGGCTAAAGCCAAAGAGCTGATACCGGGTGGAACTTTGAAAAAGCCAGGTTTCCTGCGTTGTGTAGTGACGGCCGAAATAGATGGAAAGATGTATCGTGGACTGGCAACGGCGGCATTTGAGCCTGAGCAGATTAAGCCGACCACCACTATGCCTAAAGATTTTGTAGCTTTCTGGAACAAAGCCAAAGAGGAAGCAGCTAAAATTCCGATGGATGCGAAAATGACATTGCTACCCGAAAAAAGTACGGCAACGGTAAATGCGTATGCAGTGGATTTTCAAAACTACAAGCTGGGCTCCCGGATTTACGGCATGCTGAGTGTGCCTAAAAAGGAGGGAAAGTATCCTGCAATATTAAAAGTACCCGGTGCCGGGGTAAGAAGCTACAGACCTGATGTAAGCCTGTCCGACAAAGGGTTTATTGTACTCAGTATTGGTATTCACGGCATTCCGGTAAACATGGCTGATAGCACCTATAAACGCATCGCCGATACAGACCTCAAAGGCTATTCGGGCTTCAATAGTGACAACCGTGATACTTATTATTTTAAAAGGGTGTTTATGGGATGTATCAGGGCAAACGATTTTCTGTGCAGTTTGTCACAATTTGATGGAAAAAACCTGGGCGTTGCAGGTGGCAGTCAGGGTGGTGCACTTACAATAGTTACTGCTGCCCTGGATGCAAGGGTGACACAAATGGTGGCCTATTTTCCGGGAATGTGCGACCAAACAGGTTACCTTTCGGGCCGCACGGGTGGCTGGCCACATTTGTTAATGGATGCAACTAAAGCGAGTAAGGAAAGAATAGCGACCAGTAAATACTACGATGTGGTTAATTTTGCCAGCCTGCTAAAAATACCGGGTTTGTACAGCTGGGGTTTTAATGATGAAACCTGTCCACCTACTGCCAGCTATGCCGCATACAACAGTATAACGGCACCCAAAGAACTCTATATTGCCAAAACGTCGGGGCATGAATGGGTTCCCGAGCAAAACAAGCGGATGAACACATGGCTCATAGAAAAGTTGTCGGGCAAATAA
- a CDS encoding DUF5017 domain-containing protein yields MNKTLLQIKHYFGIAVIVAALSLTLARPAAAQTNGKKQLSFSSQVIFGAQKNNLAIVVSSDFNGDYSMEGIKKATWTDVTERFKLAETKEWQKSGDGDISSLVVPGKALYVGLRYVGNKSSVGPTQRMWGIKDMYVSGKELPSADWKIVDDPNNFEGAGFTRPKAGGILFRSNQSIIRSESWGIVKLL; encoded by the coding sequence ATGAACAAAACCTTACTTCAAATTAAGCACTATTTTGGCATTGCCGTGATAGTTGCTGCGTTGAGTTTGACGCTTGCAAGGCCTGCCGCTGCACAGACCAACGGAAAAAAACAGCTCTCCTTTTCCAGCCAGGTGATATTTGGCGCGCAAAAGAACAATTTGGCAATTGTTGTTTCCTCCGATTTTAATGGAGATTATTCTATGGAGGGCATTAAAAAAGCTACCTGGACAGATGTTACAGAGCGGTTTAAGCTGGCTGAGACCAAAGAGTGGCAAAAATCGGGAGATGGCGATATCTCGTCGTTGGTAGTTCCGGGAAAAGCACTGTATGTTGGGCTCAGATATGTGGGGAATAAATCCAGTGTTGGCCCTACACAGCGGATGTGGGGCATAAAGGATATGTATGTAAGTGGAAAAGAACTACCATCGGCCGATTGGAAAATTGTGGATGACCCCAATAATTTTGAAGGAGCCGGATTTACACGCCCTAAAGCGGGTGGCATACTTTTCCGGTCAAATCAATCCATTATAAGGTCGGAAAGTTGGGGTATTGTTAAATTATTGTGA